A window of the Helianthus annuus cultivar XRQ/B chromosome 4, HanXRQr2.0-SUNRISE, whole genome shotgun sequence genome harbors these coding sequences:
- the LOC110935660 gene encoding receptor-like protein kinase FERONIA — translation MFFATRDGKVFVPSTSSIQRSQPCHNFEFSEILIATENFDESLVIGSGGFGKVYKGNVIYGSSLVVAAIKRLDSMSKQGATEFWAEIHMLSMLRHCNLVSLIGYCNHEKEMILLYEYMPNGTLDDHLHKLSSPLSWLERLNICIGASRGLHYLHTAQGDSKLSSNSKGNNCFSEMKAVPADFQSPRPSLNVFKFADLEKATRLFSLERPSPSLNVFKFADLEKATRMFSLDLLLGEGGFGKVFLGWAEQNTLAPSKQGVGIAVVVKRFYQEGLQGLRQWLVSITKCTSTYNICKESYKFEVWQKNIIF, via the exons ATGTTCTTCGCTACCAGAGATGGCAAGGTTTTTGTACCCTCCACCTCCTCCATACAACGGTCACAACCATGCCATAACTTCGAATTTTCTGAAATTCTGATAGCAACTGAGAACTTTGACGAATCATTAGTAATCGGGAGTGGAGGTTTCGGGAAAGTTTACAAAGGTAACGTAATATATGGATCAAGTCTTGTAGTTGCTGCCATTAAACGTTTGGATTCCATGTCCAAGCAAGGGGCGACAGAGTTCTGGGCAGAAATTCATATGCTTTCGATGTTGCGCCACTGCAATCTTGTGTCTTTGATTGGCTATTGTAATCATGAAAAAGAGATGATACTCCTCTATGAATACATGCCCAATGGAACACTTGATGATCATCTCCATAAACTCAGTTCCCCTCTTTCCTGGCTTGAGCGACTGAACATATGCATAGGTGCTAGTCGTGGGTTACACTACCTGCACACAG CTCAAGGTGATTCAAAATTATCAAGCAATAGCAAGGGCAATAATTGTTTTTCAGAGATGAAagcagttccagcagatttccAAAGTCCACGCCCAAGTTTGAATGTGTTTAAGTTTGCTGATTTAGAAAAGGCTACAAGACTGTTTAGTCTAGAACGTCCAAGCCCAAGTCTGAATGTGTTTAAGTTTGCTGATTTAGAAAAGGCTACAAGAATGTTTAGTCTAGATTTGCTCTTGGGCGAGGGAGGATTTGGAAAGGTGTTCTTAGGTTGGGCTGAGCAGAACACATTAGCTCCTTCAAAACAAGGTGTTGGAATTGCTGTTGTTGTTAAAAGGTTCTACCAAGAAGGCTTACAAGGGCTTCGTCAATGGCTAGTAAGCATCACCAAATGTACCTCAACTTATAATATCTGTAAGGAAAGCTATAAATTTGAAGTTTGGCAGAAAAACATAATATTCTAA
- the LOC118491412 gene encoding probable serine/threonine-protein kinase PBL15, with the protein MDHPNIIRLLGYCNEEHEHLLVYEYMPNKSFEHCLFTDTSKGLSWETRLLIMIGVVRGLTYLHSMKLMCRGLKTGDILLDEDFNAKLRDFGLVKYGPEPGETHVTTMVMRTYGYAAPEYVTTGVLLYNEVN; encoded by the exons ATGGATCATCCGAATATCATTAGACTCCTTGGATACTGCAACGAAGAACATGAGCACTTGCTTGTTTACGAATACATGCCGAACAAAAGTTTTGAACACTGTTTATTCACAG ATACTAGTAAAGGACTTTCATGGGAAACACGACTTTTGATAATGATAGGAGTTGTCCGTGGACTGACGTATTTGCATTCAATGAAACTCATGTGCCGTGGTCTGAAAACCGGTGACATATTACTGGATGAA GATTTTAATGCAAAACTAAGGGATTTTGGGTTGGTGAAATATGGCCCTGAACCTGGGGAAACACATGTTACTACAATGGTTATGAGAACATATGGTTATGCAGCTCCAGAGTATGTCACGACTGGTGTGTTACTATATAATGAAGTGAATTAA